Genomic segment of Neofelis nebulosa isolate mNeoNeb1 chromosome 17, mNeoNeb1.pri, whole genome shotgun sequence:
tactaATTGGCCTACAGCTGCAAACATGGGTTTGTCCTGAGtacattttcaaataactttGTAATAGGGACATGGTTTTGTGCATGTTCTTGGAAATACTTGTGTATGTATAGAAGGGAGGGACTGATTATTTTTCTACAAAGTAATTTAtgatttctaattttctaatgtGCCTTGGATCTGTGCCAAatgatgggaaagaaaacagtaaactCTATGATTCTTGAGCGTGTCATGGTACACTTCTTTAGTTGGTCTTTTGCTCTGGAGAGATGTGTGCTTCTCATCCTCTCCGCTATAAACATGTGCTTTGTGTATGGAAAGATCTTCCCCCATTGGATGGATACACCCTTCTCACTGAAATACGTAAACCGGATCATTCAGAGCAGACCCTCACCCATTCGCCTCCCTAGGACTGACTGAGGCTAGCAGGTGCAATGCCcagaaaaaggttttaattttttaaaaaaccagaacaGAAGTGAATGCAATAGAGCTTTTTAGCCCAAACAGGAAATAAGCACTGTTGCTTTGCGAATTTCTTTattcaggtttatttttcctccttttccacaGTATTAAACAAAACGACCTCACTGACGTCAGTCGCGGTGTGCTGCCCTCCTAATTAAGAAATCGTGTCCTGTGCAGTTTGTCAGCCAAGCCGCAAATACACGCATTTGATATCCCCTCATTTTCTGGGTGGTACGATagaattttgaaaactatttaaTTCTAACGTTCGCCCCGACTGGCAGAATTGTCAAATGTTGAAATAGGTTCAGAGAAAGAAGGGTGATTTGCTGGCACTATCAGATCTGGGGTCACGGCCTGCTTGGTGCTGTCATCTGAACTGGCAGTTTCCAGTGCAGTGTGTCTTCTGGAGATGTAAGTACCTTGAATGAGATGGTCGATTTTAGGGGAGAAGCTTCTTCCTGAGCTACTCTGCGATTAGCAGGGTGAGCTGTCTGAAGTGACTacctcaattattttttaaaacttgtttttctccAATTCTTTCCCacttaaaacttcatttgacCACTCAGAAATTGGTAATGCCCCAATTTCTATACTGTGTGAGAATGCTTTGAATTCAAAGTATTGTCAATTAAATTAGAAAGCTTAGAATAACCACGCCCCATTTCCTAGGCTGCCTTGCAGAACTTTTATCCTTGTGTACAGAACCACTTTCCATCCTCAAGTGTCCTTCGAGGACAGGACAGATGCCATCAGGACAGTGGTTATTCTGTAGGAGGAAGCATGTAACAAAACTTGCAGAGAATCATCTAGTCACCTTCCagcatttttatgtaaataagaCCTAAAGCAAAGTTTACCTATAACTGGGATGTGCTTTTTCTCCCCCCCGCCAAAATCCCTGAGCAAGACTTATATTTGACTCTAATtctgttccttttaaaaaattttgatgtCAAAAGTTCTACTCATTAGTTTGTTTATTCAGGAATGCTAGATGCTCCAACACGGACTTTATTGGCCACAGTTCCAAATTTCAAGTCCCCAAATGAGTAACATCTCAAATACACAGTTTAGATATAGATCAGCAGTATGCTCATTAGAGAGATTGGGATTCTAAACCATTTTTCCTGTTACTTTCCTGTCACCAATCCTATTCCCTTCATATTAAATGTTACGAACTTACTCCTGGGCTGAGGCCTCTAAAAGGTTACACCAAACAGCTCACTTGAGAAGTAAATTTATGAGTAAAGGTTTCAAAATCTAGTGGGAGGAAAGCACAACAGATGACATGTGCTTTAAATTACCTGCAATTTTATGGGTGAAGAACTCCCAACAATTCTACCAAAATGTTTAACTGCTAAAGTTAGAAGGCACTTACTTTGTTTCAAACATGTTGGTTATCGTTCCAGTATTACTATCAGTGTCTTCCTAgttattttggtaattttcttcAATGCAAGTACCACTGTCTTGGATTGGGGTAATATTTGTTAAGATAATATAGTCTCAGTGCCTTTGAAAAGTAGGTTATAAATGAAACCAAAGCGAGGAATTTCCTTACCTTAAACATACAGATTATCTTCAGGAAGAAAAATAGTGTACCTGGTTTCAGAGCCTAGATTTTGGAAATATTAGATGTTAAACATTAAAAGTTGATTCCTCTCAATCCATGGGTTTTAACTACCATGTTACTGGATGCTATTTCCTTCTTACTGAAGAGTAAGCCAGCGTCTATTTCTGCAAAGGCCATTTTCCTAACACTAATGTCACAGTTACAAAGAATATATTCATGCTGCTACACGTTTATAAACTTTtggtatgaaagaaaaaattccaaACGCAGATCTGTTCATTCGGCTATGGTATAAAAAAAACTTTGcccaaattgttttattttgcataacaagtttatttttttaaaaggcatatagACAATAAACAAAGTAAACAATCAGATCTTTACTTCCACCAAGTGTTATCTGTCCTAGAACTGTTCCATCAAGTTCCAGTCTCTAAACATCTTAAACTCAATAATCATCCTCTTCATCAGAGTCCATGACTTTTCTTCTGTTGAACTGGGGGGAAAGTAAAGGAGTGTCATAACAGGGTTAATAAAGCAGAACTCAGACTTTCTGACAAGAACAAGGTCTACTACTACAAGACATTAGACCTTTCAAACAACTTAGGGTTTTGTATcgattggggtggggggaacagaagAGCCTTAATAATTAGACCCCTCAACAAGTGCAGCCCTTCTCCCCAAATTTTCACCTGTTACAAATGGAAAATGTTTATGGGCTGAAACATGTTTTGATACAGTAGATAAATACAGGATATTTAACACTTatcattaaaatctttttcttttgccatgCTCATTTGGGGAAACTTACTTtaactgtggttttcttttctgtttgttggcTTACTTTTTCAAGGATTTCTATTAAACCTTGTTCTGATACCTAGGataaccagaaagaaaaacagtactttttttaaacaaagagttTATACCTCAGCAGATTGAATGGTTTTAATCTTTCTGGGGGCACGGGGGCAGAGGtcaagaggcaaggaaggagaggCAAGACAGGAGGTTCTAACTACTGGTTTAAGTTCCAAATCAAGTTTGCTCTGCTAGCCTCATttgaggagaggggaaggtgTCCATTGATTAGCTCTCTCAGGAAAATTCCACGTTAAGAGTACTTAAGAACACCTTTAGCACCACTAACAGACAATGACAACCCCCTACACCTGTGCTGGAGACGCACAGCCTCTGCTCTTGAAGAGCTTAAATGAAGGAGAGAAgtcactcaaaatagatgaacagTCATTGTCTCTTCCACACACGCTCTTAGTGTAAGGGGTTCAAGCGCAGGCCTGAGCCCCGCAGGCTATGGAGGCAACAGCCAGCTTCCAGTGCAGGCAGGGCTCATCTTGAAGGAAGGATCTTGAAGGAAGGTCAGGCTCACCAGAGCTCATCAGGGCATCACAGCCACGCACATAATAACCAGGAATTTCAGCACCTCCTCCTTTGCAAAACACGCTTAACTTCTACGTACATGGGTAGTATTTTATTTGGTATCATTGACAAACCTGTTTCCAGTGTAGAAGCAATTAGATGCTGACCCTAACAGTCCctgggtcacacacacacatcaaggtTCCATAGCAGCGTCATAAAGGAAAGCAGCAGAGGATTTTAGGAAAGGCAATTAGTTATCTTTTAGGATTTATGGTAGACACAAGTATTCTCTCCTTTATAAATTGCTTCACTGAAATAGTCAATAAGAACTTCTGAACCAGAAGATGAAACTGACCTTTTGAAGGTATGTTTTGATAAAGTCAATAACAACAGGTAAAATGGCCTCAAGACAGTCCAAGCTTACCTTCCCACTTAGTTGCCCGTATCTTGCCATCTGTATGAGGTAATTCTCTACTGCTTTAGTTTTTTCAGGCTTTACAAGTGCTAAGTTacttactaaaaagaaaaagaaggagtcAAAACTAAAGGCACACTTAGAGAACTTAAAACTATTCACCAACATTTCCAAAGCACTTCACAGACCTGTGTTTTGAGACTAGCAAAGTAGGCAGGTAGGGCAGATTGTACAACAGCCCgtcttaaaaatgaggaaactcaAGTGCAGCCATGTCAATCTCTGTCAACACCACACAGAGGTAGTGGGAGAGCCAAGATTCAACTTGGGTCCTCAGATTCTAAGCCTgaggtcttttgtttttattactattattttttaatgatttccacTTAAATGGAAAGCAATTTCTGTATGATCACACATACATAATTGTTGATCCATCTAAGAAACCTGCCTCTTCTAAGCCGGGCTTCAAGTTACAATACAAAAGATACTAGCTCATTTGGATTGGCTTATTAGTTTTTTCTATATGTTTCGGAatttactgtgaaaaattatgaaCATACACTAAAACAGAGACAATAAACCTCCCAAATCCCCATCACCCACATAAACTACCAGCAACATTTCGTGAATGACTCAATTAAAGAGTGGTTTCCTATAAATTTGACCTAAAATGCACTTGGAGATCATCTCTTTGGTAAGCGAGAACTGAGCTGGTATTTTTAGCAATGGTTCAATTACATTTCTTTAGGTTTATTAACTTCACATTTCTTACAATTTTATCTGCATCACGTTTTTACGTTAAATATTTAATCCAGAGACAGCAACGATATCCTAGATCCCTTGCCCTATTCCAGTAGCTCAGGTCCACTTTATGGAAATAAGTTAGAGGAAACTAAAGATGCTTACGGCGGGCCCGGGCTGACTGATCCAGGACTTGGGCTAAGATACTGTTTCTCATTTCTGCTTCCCTACGACACAAACAGATCAGCACAATTAGAACCCATGCTGTCAGCATTCCTACTGAACACACAACTCCCGTGTTTCCCAAGATGGAAGCCTGCCGCGCACACAGACTGCGCTACGGCAGGCGCCGCGCGGGCAGCAGTTCCCATACTCAAGTAGGAGTCCAGGCCCGCCCTCAAAAGTTAGCTTTATTTTATGTGGGTACCAACCTACCAGGTTGAAAGGTAAAACTTTAGATTTTCACCATTCAGGGTGGAGTTTTAGTTCCGCCACTATTACCAACATACATAAAGTACCCGGTGTGTGACAGGTTCTAGAAATTGGTAGTTAAGATTCCAGGCAATTAAAGGACCAAATGATTAATCTGTGATTTTTCTTAGAGATGAAGCTGAGACCTGGGAAGGCTATGTTACGGGGACACAGGTAAACCTGGCCAAGCTGGAACCAGACCCCATGGTTCAAGACTCTCAGTTCCACTTtttgagtggggagggagagtgaaATTATAACCTTGCAACCATCCCTGCATCTTTCTACCGATTCAAGTGGGAACTAGTTCTCAGGACAGTGGTTTCGAACTTTTATTTAagcagcagcaaaaaaaaaaaaaaaatgtttttcccaaATGAAATCCTTTAGGGAACTTACTACACAACACAGACAAAAGCAGATCCTCCGGCTGAATCAGAAGGGGAGCTGGGGCTGGCTGTGCCTACGGGCCACCCCCAGCTGAGGTGGCTAAGCACACGGCGGCGCACAGCCCACCTCCACAGGCCATTTCCTTATTGCCCCCGAGTACTTCAACCCTGCTATTTTCACTGAATCAAAGAATGCCATCAATTGTAAGATGCGCCATAGTTTACGTACCTCTAAGAACAAAATGGGCGAGTCTAATAACAGATCCCTACTCAAAGCTGGGTATCAAAGAGTAACACCCACAGTACAaggtaaacaaaaaataaacccgCCATGCAGAAACGGACAGAAAGGATGCATGCCATCAGCCTTGGTCCCgagtgaaggaagaaaaaagttccTGTCAGAGTCTAAACTTCAAGCTTTAGTCTTACAGGTTTTCTG
This window contains:
- the PDCD5 gene encoding programmed cell death protein 5 translates to MAEEELEALRKQRLAELQAKHGDPGDAAQQEAKHREAEMRNSILAQVLDQSARARLSNLALVKPEKTKAVENYLIQMARYGQLSGKVSEQGLIEILEKVSQQTEKKTTVKFNRRKVMDSDEEDDY